Genomic window (Paraglaciecola psychrophila 170):
TCTGCCAAGTCAAAAAAATCGGTATTTTCTTGCTGGCAAAAATATAAGGTGCTGTGTAATTCTTGTAACATCACCAACTCACAGCCTTGTGCAGCCAAAGTACTCACTTGCTCAGCACTCTTCGCCCAGTTTACATTTTTATTATTGCCGGCAACGGCCTGTTGTACCACACCGATTTTTAAACTTTGGTTATTCATAGACACAAACTCCATTGGCAAACAAATTCAACACTTCGGGTTTAAGTATGCCACAGGGTATTTGCATACTAATACAATGCAAACTACCAAATTGCTGAACTAAAGGCAGACAATTTATAGGTACAATAGTAAATTTGGGATAGGCGTTTTGCATAACTTGCAGAGCCAAGGTATCTTCTTTTTGTTGATAAACTGGGCATAAAATATGTTGGTTGGAAATTAAGAAGTTGGCATATGAAGCGGGAAGCCTTTCGCCCTGAGCATTCACAATGTGCGGCAGTGGCAATTCATAAACTTGGTGTGTGGGCAGAATTTGCTGACATTCTTTAACTAAGGCGGCCAAGCCTTCAAAATGACTGTCGTCTGGGCGATTAAATGCGCTCTGGATAACCAAACCGTTATCTGGAGTAAAGCGAACTAGGGTATCAATATGCCCATCTGTATCATCACCCTCCAAATGCCCGTTTTGTAAAATTATACTGTGTTTAGCACCTAAGGTTCTTTCAAAATCCTTCTGGTAAGAAGTCTTAGGTTTATCGCCATTACGTTTAGGATTGGTGATACAAAGTTCTGTAGATAATAGTGTGCCAAATTGATCAATTTCCAAGGCGCCACCTTCAACTACTAAATCAATTGATTTGATTGGCTGCTGACAAAGTTGACTCAGTACATCCTGATTTATTTTGTTGTCTTTAGTGGCATCAAACTTTTGCCCCCATCCATTAAATACGAACTCGATAGGCCGCAACCCATACTTATTTGCACAGCTTAAAAATCCATAGTCTCTTATCCAAGTATCATTGTAATCAGCACTTACGAGCAATACGTTGCTGGATTTTTGTAATTTACTCAAACAATTTTTAATCTCGTCATTGCGCGCTAATAACACCACATGAGTATTCGCTTGGTTGAGTGATTCAATAATTGTTAGATAAACGTTTTGTACGTCGTCGAGCCAAGGCTGCCAATCGGTATTTTTATCCGGCCATACAAGCATCACGGCTTCTTGTTGTGTCCATTCGGGTAACAGTTGGTAGTTGTCAGTCATACATATTGTTCGTTTAGAATTTTTGTTGATTATAATACCTAGATCCCATGACGTCTTGTTTTGCTTTCTTATATCATTAAAAAAACGATATCGGGATTTAATGCAAAGATTAAATGCTGATGGAGTGGTTGTTATAAGGGATAAATTGAGGTCTAAAAAAATCTACACTTGATACTGGCGTAATATTATCGATGATATTGTATCAAGTCACTTTGGTGCTTTTATGTGACTTCAAATTAACTCTATGGCTTGACAATGGTTAACAAAGTGTAACAAACACTGATTACATCCCCATTTTTTTTGGAAATTTACTCTTTTTTTAGATTGTTTATTATCTTTAGCTGTTTTTACCGTTATTTTTGATATATATGTTTTGAAAAAAGCTATAGTTTTCAGGTGATTATAGCTGTCATATAAATTTAACACTTTTTTTTACATCACTTTTACTCGTTGTATACAATAAAATTACAGAAGTTTATCGGTCGATCCGTCATAAATATATCCGGATTATAACTGTAATGATGAACTAACTGGAGAATACTGATGAAGAAACTAATCGCGCTATCTGCAATATCGATTGCTTTTTTTGCACTTAATGCCAGCGCAAAGTTGGGTTCACAGGTTAATGTGCAATATGCCGGTGACTTAGGGTATAAAAATTTTTGTGAAGCTGTGGTCAAAGATGATGTCAACATGCTCAAGCGCAGTGTCAGGAATAAAGTAGGTCTAGTCGCGAGCAACTCTCAAGCTGTGCTGAAAAAGTTAATCGCATCTGATGGAATGGAATGTAATGGGATTGATCTAGTGTCATTTTCAGAGCAACGCAAAGCTTCACGAGTATATCAATATCTTTCCAATGCAAAGTAAATTGTACTCGCACATTAGCAATATCAGTCCATAGCCTGCATGGCAAGTTATGGGCTGGTTCTAATTGTATTGGTTACTTTTTTTTGACAGGCTGCTGCAACTAGTTGGTTGTATGTGGCTGAGTATTGATACAATTGTTTACGAAATTTTAATTCGTTTTCTGACCTCAACTCGTCACCACTATTAGCCAATAGTCGGTAACCACATTGTAGTGAAAGTGTGGATGATTTATTGTCGATGCCCGGAAAAGAGGTGACTCTGCCAGCAAAGGCTAATAATGTGAAATCTTGTTTTTGAATCGCTAAATTCGCATCTGCTTTAGGATCGGCATACTGCAGCCATTTTAGCTCAGCAATTTGGTTTTTACTTAGCTCCCCACTTTGATTACCTTCAGTGGGCTCAGATGTTTGAGATAAAAAAGATGTGGTAGTCTGGCTACAGCTAAGTGTTAAAAAACTTATCGCAGCAACAAACATCAAAAGGGATAACCGGTTATTCATAATTGCCCTTACAAAGTGAGTGATTAACTAACTTTACTGAAAAACAAAGAAAAGACAAAAGACTTAGCAGCATCATACTGCCTCCACCTGAATCGTTAGAAGCGGCCGTTACTGAATTAACCTGAATGCTCAGTGTCCCATCGTCCGTTAGTGTGCCGTCTGACACCACATAGAATATGGACTCCATACCGGAAAAATCCGATGCTGGAGTATATCTAAGTTGTTGATTGGATATGGCCACTTGGCCTTGACCACTGTAGCTAAACGAGTCGATACTCAACACATCGCTATCTATGTCGTTGTCGTTGATTAATACGTCAATCACCACAGATACACTGTTTTGTTCGACAGAAATACTGTCGTTATTTGCTACTGGCGCATCATTGACAGCTGTCACCTGTACCTGTAGTGAAAACACATTACTATTTACTAAGCCATCATTAACAACAACTGGCACGCTCAGCATACCGTTGAAGTCCGTATTTGGTGTCAGTGTGCGTTGATTGATAATGTAGTTGGCCCCGTTTTGTAAACTCAGGGTGAAGTCTTCTGGATAAGCAGAGTCTAGATCAGATACATTTAGATCAGTAAATTCAATTTGTGTTGTTGAGTCTTCGCTAAGGCTAATTTTCATCTGACTATCGATTCTAGGCGCCACTGGCTCAGCAGCCATAATCGAGAATGCTGCGGGGCTGAGGGCATAAAAAATATTGTCGCTACATTTTAAGACGAGTCGTGCGTTAACACTGGTGACATTGGGCACTGTGATGTTTTGTTGCCCATCATTGGGTGTTCCCATTAATACTTTGGTTTCAATCGGGTTAATTGTGTCAGCGATGAGCAGAATATCGACATTGGCACAATTGATGGGTGCCTTTAGGGTATCGCCGATATCCCACGTCACTGTTTGTTCGGATAAACCTTGCCATTGTGTCGGTGTATCAATATTGAACGTTTGGTTAGCGGTAGTCACAGTAATCACTAAGTCTTGCTGGTTCACCCCGCCATTGTTATCTCTGGCCGTTAATCTAAAACGCAAATCCCTGTCGGTAGTGGCATACGTTTCACCAAGACGCGTTTGACCAGTAAGCACGTCAATAAGCTGAGGAAAGTAACGTTGTGATATTTCTATTGGGCTATAAGAACGAAACAGGGGATTGTTGCCGTTATCGTTATTCATTTCAGTAAGATTATTTGTTGCACCTAACGTACCGCCATTATCAAACTGCTCCCAAGTGTAAGTGAGCAAGTCGTTGTCTGCATCTGTGGCAGCGGCCCTTAGTACAAAAGGTGTGTCAGACGGAATGGTATAAACATTTTGTATCAACTGAATCTGCGGGATTGCGTTATCAATTGCATCTTCAACTCCACAACGTTGTCCAGAGAAACCATCGACATAATCACGAATATTCTGAATCGAGATTGAATGAAAATAAGGGTCGCTGTCATTTTGCAAGTTTTGTGATCCACAAATGCCCGCATAAGACATAATGGTGGAGCCACTGCCAGGCTCGTAAGCCGTGCTGTTGTTGCGTTGACCTTCAGCACAACTATCAGAGTTGGTAGCGTTAAAACTATGACCTGCACCCAATTGATGACCTAATTCATGGGTGACTAAGTCAATGTAAAAGCGTTCACCTTGAGGGTTACTTAAACCTGAGTAACCTTGGGCTTTAAACTGGTTGTTACACACCACACCTACGTACGCTAACCCGCCTCCATTGGTACCAAGTAGGTGTCCAATATCATAATTTTGACTACCAATGGCTTGGTCGACGACACTTTGGTTTTCCTCGATATCAGTAGCGGTATCTGAATTGGTATATGGATCGCTAGTGGCATCAAAGAAAATGATATCTTGATTATCAATCAATTCAAATTGTAAGGCCAAGTCGATTAACAATACCTGATTGATGCGGTTCACCAAATTCATCAATTCTGCCAATACATTTTCGGTCGTTCCGCCCAATTTTTGGGCGTACTCCCCTGTGGTGCTAATAGCCAGCTTATAGGTACGGACAGTGTCGCCAGAAGTGACTGATTTTTGAGCCAATGTAGGTATTTCTGGTTGTATATCTGCCAGCAAAAAATCAGCTGTGAGTGAGACAGTTTCAAACTCAGTGGGTGCATCTTTGTACCAATAACTAGCATATTCTAATGCTTCACCTTGATACCGAGGCGACAACAACACCCATTGGTTGTTGTATCGAAAAAAACCAAATAAGCCTAGGTGGGAAATACTAAATCGGCCGATGTTATTTGGTTGGTCAACTTGCTCAGCCTGATAAGTCATAAAGTGGGGATATTGTTCGGATAAATCTTCGCTTAAAATGGGCGAGGGATTAAGTTTGACCGGTATATTTAAGCCGTTGGGCAGAGGTAAAGTGATTTCAGTTGGTAAGCCTAGATTAGAAAATATTTTGTTTAACAAAGCTTGGTTTATTTGTATGAATCTTGCATCTTCG
Coding sequences:
- a CDS encoding reprolysin-like metallopeptidase, translating into MQSLVTQFMRAISRIFILLFALSFINFAVQAKTLWQEGSSQAKSEQVRTLRAMAEDARFIQINQALLNKIFSNLGLPTEITLPLPNGLNIPVKLNPSPILSEDLSEQYPHFMTYQAEQVDQPNNIGRFSISHLGLFGFFRYNNQWVLLSPRYQGEALEYASYWYKDAPTEFETVSLTADFLLADIQPEIPTLAQKSVTSGDTVRTYKLAISTTGEYAQKLGGTTENVLAELMNLVNRINQVLLIDLALQFELIDNQDIIFFDATSDPYTNSDTATDIEENQSVVDQAIGSQNYDIGHLLGTNGGGLAYVGVVCNNQFKAQGYSGLSNPQGERFYIDLVTHELGHQLGAGHSFNATNSDSCAEGQRNNSTAYEPGSGSTIMSYAGICGSQNLQNDSDPYFHSISIQNIRDYVDGFSGQRCGVEDAIDNAIPQIQLIQNVYTIPSDTPFVLRAAATDADNDLLTYTWEQFDNGGTLGATNNLTEMNNDNGNNPLFRSYSPIEISQRYFPQLIDVLTGQTRLGETYATTDRDLRFRLTARDNNGGVNQQDLVITVTTANQTFNIDTPTQWQGLSEQTVTWDIGDTLKAPINCANVDILLIADTINPIETKVLMGTPNDGQQNITVPNVTSVNARLVLKCSDNIFYALSPAAFSIMAAEPVAPRIDSQMKISLSEDSTTQIEFTDLNVSDLDSAYPEDFTLSLQNGANYIINQRTLTPNTDFNGMLSVPVVVNDGLVNSNVFSLQVQVTAVNDAPVANNDSISVEQNSVSVVIDVLINDNDIDSDVLSIDSFSYSGQGQVAISNQQLRYTPASDFSGMESIFYVVSDGTLTDDGTLSIQVNSVTAASNDSGGGSMMLLSLLSFLCFSVKLVNHSLCKGNYE
- a CDS encoding DUF3718 domain-containing protein translates to MKKLIALSAISIAFFALNASAKLGSQVNVQYAGDLGYKNFCEAVVKDDVNMLKRSVRNKVGLVASNSQAVLKKLIASDGMECNGIDLVSFSEQRKASRVYQYLSNAK
- a CDS encoding agmatine deiminase family protein, which codes for MTDNYQLLPEWTQQEAVMLVWPDKNTDWQPWLDDVQNVYLTIIESLNQANTHVVLLARNDEIKNCLSKLQKSSNVLLVSADYNDTWIRDYGFLSCANKYGLRPIEFVFNGWGQKFDATKDNKINQDVLSQLCQQPIKSIDLVVEGGALEIDQFGTLLSTELCITNPKRNGDKPKTSYQKDFERTLGAKHSIILQNGHLEGDDTDGHIDTLVRFTPDNGLVIQSAFNRPDDSHFEGLAALVKECQQILPTHQVYELPLPHIVNAQGERLPASYANFLISNQHILCPVYQQKEDTLALQVMQNAYPKFTIVPINCLPLVQQFGSLHCISMQIPCGILKPEVLNLFANGVCVYE